The following are from one region of the Scylla paramamosain isolate STU-SP2022 chromosome 23, ASM3559412v1, whole genome shotgun sequence genome:
- the LOC135112057 gene encoding lysosomal Pro-X carboxypeptidase-like isoform X5, with translation MWDIAPEFKAMVVFGEHRYYGISEPYGNRSLTVPKYSGYLTSEQALEDYVALISYLRFVIEGAQTSPVIVFGGSYGGMLAAWFRIKYPHIVQGAIAASAPVRQFTDFTPCDKFGQKVTEDFANASVSCAEVIRKSWGVINTVTANDEGLAWLSKTWKLCKPLKSKADVKTLKDYLMDVWTNLAMVDYPYPANFLAPLPAYPVKVVCSHLTDSSLDGKDLLEELFAGLTVYFNYTGESKCLDADQQADARLDDQGWDFQSCTEMVMPFCYDGVKDFFEPAPWDFQDYSANCQKTWGVIPRTYMVPLMYGGWSFKAASNIVFSNGLLDPWSTGGVLWNVSQSVVAVIIPEGAHHLDLRSANPADPPSVVEARCLEKAHITKWIQEFKQLKGAD, from the exons GTACCAAAATACTCGGGCTACTTGACCTCAGAGCAGGCGCTGGAAGACTATGTGGCCTTGATTTCCTATTTGAGGTTTGTCATTGAGGGAGCCCAGACCAGTCCTGTGATTGTGTTTGGAGGATCCTATGGAGGGATGCTGGCTGCTTGGTTCCGTATCAAGTATCCTCACATTGTGCAGGG TGCCATTGCAGCATCAGCTCCTGTGCGGCAGTTCACAGACTTTACTCCTTGTGATAAATTTGGACAAAAAGTGACGGAAGATTTTGCCAATGCATCAGTTTCTTGTGCTGAAGTAATTCGAAAGTCATGGGGAGTAATTAATACTGTTACTGCCAATG ATGAAGGATTGGCTTGGCTCTCAAAGACATGGAAGCTGTGCAAGCCACTCAAAAGCAAAGCTGATGTGAAGACCCTAAAGGATTACCTCATGGATGTGTGGACCAACCTGGCCATGGTGGATTACCCTTACCCAGCAAACTTCCTTGCACCTCTGCCTGCGTATCCAGTTAAG GTGGTGTGTAGTCATCTCACAGATTCAAGCCTTGATGGTAAGGACCTGCTGGAGGAACTTTTTGCTGGCCTCACAGTTTACTTCAACTACACTGGAGAAAGCAAGTGTCTAGACGCCGACCAGCAGGCTGATGCCCGTCTTGATGACCAAGGATGGGACTTCCAG TCCTGCACAGAGATGGTGATGCCGTTCTGCTATGATGGTGTTAAGGACTTCTTTGAGCCAGCCCCATGGGACTTCCAGGATTACTCTGCCAATTGTCAAAAGACCTGGGGAGTGATTCCTCGCACCTACATGGTCCCTCTCATGTATGGCGGCTGGTCCTTTAAGGCTGCTAGCAACATTGTGTTCAG CAATGGGTTGTTGGATCCATGGTCGACTGGCGGCGTGCTGTGGAATGTGAGTCAGAGTGTTGTGGCAGTCATCATCCCGGAAGGCGCTCACCACCTGGACCTGCGCAGTGCCAATCCAGCCGACCCACCCTCAGTGGTGGAGGCTCGCTGCCTGGAGAAGGCACACATCACCAAGTGGATTCAGGAGTTCAAGCAATTAAAAGGTGCTGATTAG